From the genome of Cytobacillus firmus, one region includes:
- a CDS encoding F510_1955 family glycosylhydrolase, producing the protein MKHGRTILAVLLLLLTAGCSVEDEQSKKTADEPSNKTSEATDYTIIEASAQQIEHIQGIGYPGNDAGLYLSSSEGLKFFKDGIWHETTSLNHDYMGFQAVKDGFIVSGHPDKNSVIKKPLGIVKSTDKGASFKKLAFNGTSSFPFLAAGYNTNLIYMINQENNDELKAGVYRSQDAGKTWDPVSLKGLEADTLGMIAAHPTNPEIMAMSTRSGIFYSQDKGETVKLVSEPIMATALAFTENSLYYAYADQEKVQMSKIDLKTMENSQVKIPFLSYDNPITYIAAEHKSDGKLAVSTYLKDVYESADSSENWKLLLKNGRIK; encoded by the coding sequence ATGAAACATGGCAGAACGATTTTGGCGGTTCTCCTTTTATTGCTCACTGCCGGCTGTTCTGTGGAGGATGAGCAAAGTAAGAAAACTGCTGATGAACCTTCAAATAAAACTTCAGAAGCGACTGATTATACTATTATTGAGGCCTCAGCTCAGCAAATCGAGCATATTCAAGGAATTGGATATCCCGGAAATGATGCCGGACTTTACCTTTCATCCAGCGAAGGCTTAAAATTTTTTAAAGATGGCATTTGGCACGAGACGACTTCTCTTAACCATGACTATATGGGATTTCAGGCTGTCAAAGATGGATTTATTGTCAGCGGCCATCCTGATAAGAATTCCGTTATAAAAAAACCTCTTGGAATTGTGAAAAGTACAGATAAAGGAGCCTCTTTCAAGAAACTGGCTTTTAACGGAACAAGTTCCTTTCCTTTTCTAGCTGCAGGCTATAATACCAATCTAATCTATATGATCAATCAGGAAAATAACGATGAACTCAAGGCAGGTGTATACCGCTCTCAGGACGCAGGAAAAACATGGGATCCAGTCAGCTTAAAAGGACTTGAGGCCGACACACTTGGTATGATTGCGGCACATCCAACTAATCCTGAAATCATGGCCATGTCAACAAGAAGCGGCATCTTTTACTCACAGGATAAAGGGGAAACTGTAAAGTTAGTATCTGAGCCAATTATGGCTACAGCCCTCGCATTTACGGAAAACAGCTTGTATTATGCCTATGCAGATCAGGAAAAGGTCCAAATGAGCAAAATTGATCTTAAAACGATGGAAAACTCACAGGTTAAAATCCCTTTTCTCAGCTATGACAACCCTATTACATACATTGCTGCCGAACATAAATCTGACGGAAAGCTTGCTGTTTCAACTTATCTAAAAGATGTATATGAATCTGCAGACAGCAGTGAGAACTGGAAGCTCCTATTGAAAAACGGCAGAATTAAATAA
- the sigK gene encoding RNA polymerase sporulation sigma factor SigK translates to MSGILTALGFLVKEIVFLVSYVKNNAFPQPLSPADEKKYLRLMAAGDSHARNMLIEHNLRLVAHIVKKFENTGEDSEDLISIGTIGLIKAIESYSEGKGTKLATYAARCIENEILMHLRALKKTKKDVSLHDPIGQDKEGNEISLIDVLKSESEDVINTIQLNMELEKVKEYIDVLDDREKEVIVGRFGLDLQKEKTQREIAKELGISRSYVSRIEKRALMKMFHEFYRAEKEKRKSNS, encoded by the coding sequence ATGTCCGGTATTTTAACTGCACTCGGGTTTTTGGTTAAGGAGATAGTGTTTCTTGTATCTTATGTAAAAAATAATGCATTTCCTCAACCGCTGTCTCCTGCAGATGAAAAGAAATACCTGCGTTTGATGGCTGCTGGCGATTCGCATGCCCGTAATATGCTTATTGAACATAATCTAAGGCTCGTTGCCCATATTGTAAAGAAATTCGAAAATACAGGAGAGGATTCTGAGGATCTGATTTCAATAGGGACAATCGGACTGATAAAGGCCATCGAGAGCTATTCGGAAGGGAAAGGCACAAAGCTTGCCACCTATGCAGCCCGCTGTATTGAGAATGAGATACTGATGCACTTACGGGCACTGAAGAAGACTAAAAAAGATGTATCCCTTCATGATCCTATTGGGCAGGACAAAGAAGGCAATGAAATATCTCTTATTGATGTTCTTAAGTCGGAATCTGAGGATGTTATTAATACGATTCAGCTAAATATGGAGCTGGAAAAAGTGAAGGAGTATATTGATGTTTTAGATGACAGAGAAAAAGAAGTCATTGTCGGCAGGTTCGGACTTGACCTGCAAAAAGAAAAAACACAAAGAGAAATAGCCAAAGAGCTTGGCATATCAAGAAGTTATGTCTCCAGAATTGAAAAGAGAGCATTAATGAAAATGTTTCATGAGTTTTATCGGGCGGAAAAAGAAAAAAGGAAAAGTAACAGCTAA
- a CDS encoding YrzI family small protein yields MTLNILFLTVTIKKRHVSAEDVVREQMVEKIIEQNRDRQFSIYRPF; encoded by the coding sequence ATGACATTAAATATCTTATTTTTAACAGTCACGATAAAAAAACGTCACGTATCAGCAGAAGATGTTGTTCGTGAACAAATGGTTGAAAAAATTATTGAACAAAACCGTGATCGTCAATTCTCAATTTACCGTCCATTTTAA
- a CDS encoding YrhC family protein: MMNEAKNLYQKMVDFKRFAISMLAVGSFFYIGLIIPDTANTVSDLYIMAGSSSAFLIGSILFFILSRRCRTKLNETDEGQEYLMRK; encoded by the coding sequence ATGATGAACGAAGCAAAGAACTTATATCAAAAAATGGTTGATTTCAAGCGGTTTGCAATTTCAATGCTCGCTGTCGGATCGTTTTTTTACATTGGCTTAATTATCCCTGACACTGCAAATACAGTTTCTGATTTATATATAATGGCTGGATCTTCTTCAGCTTTCCTTATAGGCTCAATCCTTTTCTTTATCCTTTCCAGACGATGCAGAACGAAATTGAATGAAACGGATGAAGGTCAGGAATACCTCATGAGAAAATAA
- the mtnN gene encoding 5'-methylthioadenosine/S-adenosylhomocysteine nucleosidase: MKIAIIGAMEEEVTLLRDKIEDKQQDTIAGCEFTAGKMSGADVVLLRSGIGKVNAAMSTAILLERYKPDYVINTGSAGGFNPELNVGDTVISTEVRHHDVDVTAFGYEYGQVPQLPAAFEADHSLVQIAEACAKEIGDIQVVRGLIATGDSFMSDPARVDYIRDKFTDLQAVEMEAAAVAQVAHQFETPFVVIRALSDIAGKESDVSFEQFLEKAALHSATLVMKIVNALKNNK; encoded by the coding sequence ATGAAAATAGCTATTATTGGAGCAATGGAAGAGGAAGTTACTTTACTTAGAGATAAAATAGAAGATAAGCAACAGGATACTATTGCAGGATGCGAGTTTACAGCAGGAAAAATGAGTGGTGCGGATGTTGTGCTGCTCCGTTCTGGAATAGGCAAAGTAAATGCAGCCATGTCGACTGCCATCCTTTTGGAGCGGTACAAGCCGGATTATGTCATTAACACCGGTTCAGCTGGAGGATTTAATCCTGAACTGAATGTGGGAGATACGGTAATTTCGACTGAGGTTAGACATCATGATGTAGACGTTACCGCTTTTGGCTACGAATATGGACAGGTACCTCAATTGCCGGCAGCATTCGAAGCCGATCACAGCCTCGTGCAGATTGCTGAAGCATGCGCCAAGGAAATCGGGGATATCCAGGTTGTAAGAGGGTTAATTGCAACAGGTGACTCCTTCATGAGTGATCCTGCAAGAGTGGATTATATCCGTGATAAATTTACAGACCTTCAGGCAGTAGAAATGGAAGCAGCAGCGGTTGCTCAGGTTGCGCATCAGTTTGAGACTCCTTTTGTTGTCATCCGTGCCCTGTCAGACATTGCAGGAAAAGAATCTGATGTTTCATTTGAGCAATTTTTGGAGAAGGCAGCACTTCATTCTGCTACACTTGTAATGAAGATAGTAAATGCCCTTAAGAATAACAAATAA
- a CDS encoding YrzA family protein — protein MNFQFDLIEDKVEFYEAPTLKELEKKINLQIEHNKAILLSVHHVSHQMHLDENGRTYFSAVVHYKAKK, from the coding sequence ATGAATTTCCAGTTTGATTTGATAGAAGATAAGGTTGAGTTTTATGAGGCTCCTACTTTAAAGGAGCTTGAAAAGAAGATAAATTTACAGATTGAGCATAATAAAGCCATCCTTTTATCTGTCCACCACGTATCGCATCAAATGCATCTTGATGAGAATGGAAGGACTTATTTCTCGGCGGTGGTTCACTATAAAGCAAAAAAATAA
- a CDS encoding YrrS family protein, whose product MKGNNRESRFGKREKRKKTNIILNSLIALVIILIIVVSAKIFFGGNNDQALPADEQTASESKQNEKNKEDKGNDIEQNEDKDEEKADKESEEEEKETEENAEEEPEEDKEQVVTEGGSGPDVEKTIENPSWKPVGTSQTGEHTAVYDQNHADWQEMLSAISYATGVDQGNMTVWFLGNNGPNSSVGTVSTKDQSEKYRVYIDWVDGEGWKPSRVEVLNAIN is encoded by the coding sequence TTGAAAGGGAATAACAGAGAATCCCGTTTTGGTAAACGGGAAAAAAGAAAAAAAACCAATATCATCTTAAATAGCCTTATTGCACTTGTCATCATCCTTATTATTGTTGTATCAGCCAAGATATTCTTCGGCGGTAATAATGACCAGGCACTTCCTGCCGATGAACAGACAGCATCTGAATCGAAGCAAAATGAGAAAAACAAGGAAGACAAGGGCAATGATATAGAGCAAAACGAGGATAAAGACGAAGAGAAAGCAGATAAAGAGTCTGAAGAAGAAGAAAAAGAAACAGAAGAGAATGCTGAAGAGGAACCTGAAGAAGATAAAGAACAAGTCGTAACAGAAGGTGGAAGCGGACCTGACGTTGAAAAAACGATTGAAAATCCATCATGGAAACCAGTCGGAACCTCTCAAACGGGAGAGCATACTGCTGTCTACGATCAAAATCATGCAGATTGGCAGGAAATGCTCAGTGCCATTTCTTATGCGACAGGTGTTGATCAGGGGAATATGACTGTTTGGTTCCTCGGAAATAATGGGCCCAATAGCTCTGTTGGGACAGTTTCCACAAAAGATCAAAGTGAAAAGTACCGTGTCTATATAGACTGGGTTGACGGAGAAGGATGGAAGCCATCCAGAGTAGAGGTCTTAAATGCAATAAATTAG
- a CDS encoding peptidoglycan D,D-transpeptidase FtsI family protein, translated as MWRKRAVGWLIVSFIILCFLMGRLIQLQLVSTEHFTGREINLLEASVRQRSQEMIIDAGRGDFLDRSGNPMTFENKSVLILFPFLARMDWDIKKISEITGASEYSLRHSVENAKEPFAFGSPQPIQLSYDQMEKINDLKIPGVFAVEKKYSRSEKPASQLIGITGQNQDVLNERYPDKDLSPDTMIGITGMEKSFDEFLLPEGASKLVYHVDGTGGPLFGIDVKYVEPANPFYPVNIRTTLDYDLQMMAEKLADQHGIKKGGIVLLDIETNSILAMVSRPSLNKHNPFDEESRGTINHMIKQQIMGSVFKTVVAAAAIDHGLDDPKRQFDCSRKINGEPDLKYQHGMLNFDESFARSCNNTFASIAKELKDINPDLLEEYADKLSLIGPVSWEGDIYHFSDFKQLQDEEKGRVFLSEDAKKDSNFAGLTGIGQHEVRATPLAVANMMAAIARGGEKDMVRVASEIEYKNSTSLIEFEKQKLQGEIIAPFTAMKLQRLLREVVINEEGTGRWFKELPYEVAGKSGTAETGIMADGKQLHNKWFAGYFPYKNPKYALVTVNLEVTEDTGGVNPLFADIVKEIYNYNHNQETPPLGSADQ; from the coding sequence ATGTGGAGAAAAAGAGCAGTTGGCTGGCTAATCGTTAGTTTCATAATTCTTTGTTTTTTAATGGGAAGGCTTATACAGCTGCAGCTTGTTTCAACAGAGCATTTTACAGGCAGGGAAATCAATCTTTTGGAAGCAAGTGTCCGTCAGCGCTCCCAGGAAATGATTATCGATGCCGGGAGAGGGGATTTTCTTGATCGCAGCGGTAATCCCATGACATTTGAAAACAAATCTGTTCTTATATTATTCCCCTTCCTCGCAAGAATGGATTGGGATATAAAAAAGATATCTGAAATTACGGGTGCTTCGGAGTATTCTTTGCGTCATTCTGTTGAGAATGCAAAAGAACCTTTTGCATTTGGAAGCCCGCAGCCCATTCAGCTGTCTTACGATCAAATGGAGAAAATCAATGATTTGAAAATTCCGGGTGTCTTTGCTGTTGAAAAGAAATACAGCCGTTCCGAAAAACCCGCATCCCAGCTAATTGGAATTACCGGCCAAAATCAGGACGTCCTTAATGAAAGGTACCCAGACAAAGATCTGTCTCCTGACACAATGATCGGCATTACTGGCATGGAGAAGAGCTTTGATGAATTTCTGCTTCCTGAAGGGGCATCAAAACTTGTTTATCATGTAGATGGAACAGGCGGACCCCTGTTTGGCATCGATGTAAAATATGTTGAACCGGCAAATCCCTTTTATCCGGTTAATATTAGGACAACTTTGGACTATGATTTGCAAATGATGGCTGAAAAATTGGCGGATCAGCATGGGATTAAAAAAGGCGGTATTGTCCTGCTTGATATAGAGACTAATTCAATTTTGGCAATGGTGTCGCGTCCATCCCTTAATAAACATAATCCATTTGATGAAGAAAGCAGAGGGACGATTAATCATATGATTAAACAGCAGATCATGGGATCGGTTTTTAAAACGGTAGTGGCAGCAGCCGCAATTGACCATGGTCTGGACGACCCTAAAAGGCAATTTGACTGCAGCAGGAAAATAAATGGGGAGCCGGATCTTAAATATCAGCATGGCATGCTGAATTTCGATGAGAGCTTTGCCAGGAGCTGTAATAATACATTTGCATCCATTGCTAAGGAATTAAAAGATATTAACCCGGATCTCCTTGAGGAGTATGCAGACAAACTGTCATTAATAGGTCCTGTAAGCTGGGAGGGAGATATTTATCACTTCAGCGATTTTAAACAGCTTCAGGACGAAGAAAAAGGACGGGTGTTTCTGTCTGAAGATGCTAAGAAAGACAGTAATTTTGCAGGCCTGACAGGAATTGGACAGCATGAGGTGAGAGCTACTCCACTTGCTGTTGCCAACATGATGGCAGCTATAGCCAGAGGAGGAGAGAAAGATATGGTCCGGGTTGCGTCAGAAATTGAATATAAAAACAGTACATCTCTTATAGAATTCGAGAAACAGAAGCTGCAGGGAGAAATAATTGCCCCGTTTACCGCTATGAAGCTTCAAAGGCTGCTAAGGGAAGTCGTAATCAATGAAGAAGGGACCGGCCGCTGGTTTAAAGAACTTCCTTACGAAGTTGCAGGCAAATCCGGCACTGCCGAAACGGGCATAATGGCAGATGGAAAGCAGCTTCACAATAAATGGTTCGCGGGTTATTTTCCATATAAAAATCCAAAATATGCCCTTGTAACTGTAAATCTGGAGGTTACTGAAGACACAGGAGGAGTGAATCCGCTCTTTGCTGATATCGTCAAAGAAATCTATAACTATAATCATAACCAGGAAACTCCTCCATTGGGCTCTGCAGACCAGTAA
- the greA gene encoding transcription elongation factor GreA, with protein MATEKVFPMTQAGKEKLEQELEYLKSVKRKEVVERIKIARSFGDLSENSEYDSAKEEQAFVEGRITTLENMIRNAKIIQEEEMAGDIVGLGRSVTFVELPDGDEETYTIVGSAEADPFEGKISNDSPIAKSLIGRTVGDEVTVQTPGGEMNVRIVSIK; from the coding sequence TTGGCTACAGAAAAGGTTTTCCCAATGACACAGGCAGGTAAAGAAAAACTTGAGCAGGAACTTGAATACTTAAAATCGGTTAAACGCAAAGAAGTAGTTGAACGTATAAAAATCGCAAGAAGCTTCGGAGATCTTTCCGAGAACTCGGAATATGATTCAGCAAAAGAAGAGCAGGCATTTGTTGAGGGCCGGATTACTACTCTTGAAAATATGATCCGCAATGCAAAAATCATTCAAGAGGAAGAAATGGCTGGAGATATCGTTGGACTTGGCCGTTCCGTTACGTTCGTGGAGCTTCCGGATGGAGACGAAGAAACTTACACTATCGTAGGAAGTGCCGAGGCGGATCCTTTTGAAGGTAAAATCTCAAACGATTCACCAATTGCCAAGAGCCTGATTGGACGTACAGTCGGAGACGAAGTTACCGTTCAGACTCCTGGAGGAGAAATGAACGTACGCATTGTTTCCATTAAATAA
- the udk gene encoding uridine kinase — protein MKRKPVVIGVAGGSGSGKTSVTKAIYDRFKGHSILMIEQDYYYKDQTHLPFEERLKTNYDHPLAFDNDLLIEHIESLLKYEPIRKPVYDYAMHTRSEEVIEVEPKDVIILEGILILEDERLRNLMDMKLYVDTDADLRIIRRLFRDIKERGRTMDSVIEQYVNVVRPMHNQFIEPTKRYADIIIPEGGHNYVAIDLMVTKIQTILEQKSFL, from the coding sequence ATGAAACGCAAACCCGTTGTAATTGGGGTAGCCGGCGGTTCCGGCTCAGGAAAAACGAGCGTAACTAAAGCGATTTATGACCGATTCAAAGGGCACTCAATCCTTATGATCGAACAGGATTATTATTATAAGGATCAGACTCATCTGCCCTTCGAGGAAAGACTGAAGACAAATTATGACCATCCGCTTGCATTTGACAACGACCTGCTTATTGAACATATTGAAAGCCTGCTGAAATATGAGCCGATAAGAAAGCCTGTATATGATTATGCCATGCATACAAGGTCTGAAGAAGTAATTGAAGTCGAACCAAAGGATGTCATCATCTTAGAGGGCATTCTGATTCTTGAGGATGAGAGGCTCCGTAATCTGATGGACATGAAATTATATGTAGATACAGATGCAGACCTGCGGATCATCCGCCGCTTATTCAGGGATATAAAAGAGCGGGGACGCACCATGGATTCAGTCATTGAACAGTATGTAAATGTTGTACGGCCAATGCATAATCAATTTATTGAGCCGACGAAAAGATATGCTGACATCATTATTCCCGAAGGCGGGCATAATTACGTTGCCATTGATTTAATGGTCACAAAAATTCAAACAATTCTTGAACAAAAGTCATTTTTATGA
- a CDS encoding peptidase U32 family protein: MAAVKEKISEIVNGKRVIVKKPELLAPAGNLEKLKIAVHYGADAVFIGGQEYGLRSSAGNFTFEEMKEGVEFAKKYGAKIYVTTNIFAHNENIDGLEEYLQGLKEAGVAGIIVADPLIIETCRRVAPEIEVHLSTQQSLSNWKAVEFWKEEGLERVVLARETSAEEIKEMKEKVDIEIETFIHGAMCIAYSGRCTLSNHMTARDSNRGGCCQSCRWDYDLYQLEGENEVPLYSEGDAPFAMSPKDLKLIESIPRMIELGIDSLKIEGRMKSIHYIATVVSVYRKVIDAYCADPDNFQIKQEWLEELDKCANRETATAFFEGVPGYKEQMFGNHSKKTNIDFVGLVLDYNPETQIVTLQQRNKFMPGEEVEFFGPEIENFTQVIDKIWDEKGNELDAARHPLQIVQFKVDKPVYPDNMMRKEL; the protein is encoded by the coding sequence ATGGCAGCGGTAAAAGAAAAAATTTCCGAAATTGTCAACGGCAAACGGGTTATTGTAAAAAAGCCTGAATTGCTTGCTCCGGCTGGAAACCTTGAAAAGCTGAAGATTGCCGTCCACTATGGTGCCGACGCTGTGTTTATCGGCGGACAGGAATACGGCCTTCGTTCAAGCGCAGGCAACTTCACTTTTGAAGAAATGAAAGAAGGCGTAGAATTTGCCAAAAAATACGGAGCGAAGATTTATGTTACAACTAATATTTTTGCTCATAACGAAAATATTGATGGTCTTGAGGAGTATTTGCAGGGTCTTAAAGAAGCAGGAGTTGCAGGAATCATTGTGGCAGATCCGCTGATCATTGAAACCTGCCGCCGTGTTGCACCGGAGATAGAAGTGCATTTAAGCACACAGCAATCCCTCTCCAACTGGAAGGCAGTCGAGTTCTGGAAGGAAGAAGGATTGGAGCGTGTCGTCCTTGCGCGTGAAACAAGTGCGGAGGAAATCAAAGAAATGAAGGAAAAGGTTGATATTGAAATTGAAACCTTCATTCATGGGGCGATGTGTATTGCCTACTCCGGTCGCTGCACACTCAGCAACCATATGACTGCACGTGATTCCAACAGGGGCGGCTGCTGCCAGTCCTGCCGCTGGGATTATGATTTGTATCAGCTTGAAGGAGAAAATGAGGTACCTTTATACAGCGAAGGAGATGCTCCTTTTGCGATGAGTCCTAAAGATCTTAAGCTGATTGAATCAATTCCGCGTATGATCGAATTGGGAATTGACAGTTTAAAAATTGAAGGACGCATGAAATCCATCCATTACATTGCAACAGTAGTAAGCGTGTACCGCAAAGTGATTGATGCCTATTGTGCAGATCCGGATAACTTCCAGATTAAGCAGGAATGGCTTGAAGAGCTTGATAAATGTGCAAACCGCGAAACAGCGACCGCTTTCTTTGAAGGGGTACCCGGGTATAAAGAGCAAATGTTTGGAAATCATAGCAAAAAGACGAATATCGATTTCGTCGGGCTTGTGCTGGATTACAATCCGGAAACACAAATTGTTACCCTGCAGCAGAGAAACAAATTTATGCCTGGAGAGGAAGTAGAATTCTTCGGCCCTGAAATTGAAAACTTTACACAAGTCATCGATAAAATATGGGATGAAAAAGGCAATGAGCTGGATGCAGCGCGCCATCCGCTTCAAATTGTTCAATTTAAAGTTGATAAGCCGGTATACCCTGACAACATGATGCGAAAGGAGCTCTAA
- a CDS encoding peptidase U32 family protein: MNKPELLVTPTSVEDIGPLVSAGADAFVVGEQRYGLRLAGEFTRGDVKEAVQLAHKHGKKVYVAMNALFHNDKVPELEGYISFLNEINVDAIIFGDPAVLMAARSAAPDMKLHWNTETTATNWYTCNYWGRKGAKRAVLAREINMDAIIEIKENAEVEIEVQVHGMTAMFQSKRSLLGNYYEYQGKALEVENRKQEKNMFLHDKERENKYPIFEDENGTHIMSPNDICIIDELQEMIEAGIDSFKIDGILKTPEYIVEVTKLYRKAIDLCVEDPDQYDEIKDGLLTEVEEIQPANRPLDTGFFFKETVY; encoded by the coding sequence ATGAATAAACCTGAACTGTTGGTAACGCCAACAAGTGTTGAAGATATCGGGCCCCTTGTGTCTGCGGGTGCAGATGCCTTTGTTGTAGGAGAACAGCGGTATGGACTGAGACTTGCAGGGGAATTCACAAGGGGAGATGTGAAAGAAGCGGTTCAACTTGCACACAAGCATGGGAAAAAAGTGTATGTGGCGATGAACGCTTTATTTCATAATGATAAAGTGCCTGAACTTGAAGGCTATATCAGTTTTTTAAATGAAATAAATGTTGATGCAATCATTTTTGGAGATCCTGCTGTATTAATGGCCGCCCGCTCGGCTGCGCCGGACATGAAGCTCCATTGGAATACAGAAACTACTGCAACAAACTGGTATACATGCAACTACTGGGGCAGAAAAGGTGCAAAACGCGCAGTCCTTGCAAGAGAGATTAATATGGATGCCATCATTGAAATAAAAGAGAATGCCGAGGTAGAAATTGAAGTGCAGGTTCATGGCATGACTGCCATGTTCCAATCAAAGCGCTCCCTGCTGGGCAATTATTATGAATACCAGGGGAAAGCCCTGGAAGTGGAAAACCGCAAACAGGAAAAAAATATGTTCCTCCACGATAAGGAACGGGAAAATAAATACCCGATTTTTGAAGATGAAAATGGCACTCATATCATGAGTCCTAATGACATCTGCATTATAGATGAACTGCAGGAAATGATTGAAGCGGGCATTGATTCATTTAAAATTGACGGGATATTAAAAACTCCTGAGTATATTGTTGAAGTGACTAAACTCTATAGAAAAGCTATTGATCTATGTGTCGAAGATCCGGACCAATACGATGAAATAAAAGATGGTCTTCTCACTGAAGTTGAAGAAATTCAGCCGGCGAATCGTCCGCTTGATACCGGATTCTTCTTTAAGGAAACTGTCTACTAA
- a CDS encoding O-methyltransferase gives MNDKLHAYIEEIIPERTQLLDKMEQYAKEHNVPIMELAGIEAMLQLLRIQKPKMILEVGTAIGYSALRMAFAVPESKIVTIERDAERYQLAEKYIEEAGKKEQIIIIKGDALEVEEDVEKHGRYDAIFIDAAKGQYQRFFEIYSRFLSDGGVIITDNVLFKGLVCEPDIENKRIRNMVRKIDVFNKWLMSHPEYHTVILPVGDGVAISKKR, from the coding sequence ATGAACGATAAGCTGCATGCATATATAGAGGAAATAATACCTGAAAGAACCCAGTTACTGGACAAAATGGAGCAGTACGCCAAAGAGCATAATGTTCCAATCATGGAGCTGGCAGGAATCGAAGCGATGCTTCAGCTTTTGCGCATTCAAAAACCGAAAATGATTCTCGAAGTAGGCACGGCAATTGGCTATTCAGCACTCAGAATGGCGTTCGCAGTTCCTGAATCGAAAATTGTTACTATTGAACGCGATGCGGAACGTTACCAGCTTGCCGAAAAGTATATAGAAGAAGCCGGGAAAAAGGAGCAAATCATCATCATTAAGGGAGATGCCCTGGAAGTCGAGGAAGATGTTGAAAAGCACGGACGCTATGATGCTATATTTATTGATGCAGCAAAAGGCCAATATCAGCGGTTCTTTGAAATCTATTCACGTTTTCTCTCAGATGGCGGTGTGATTATAACAGACAATGTCCTTTTCAAAGGCCTTGTGTGTGAACCAGATATAGAAAATAAACGTATCCGGAATATGGTTAGAAAAATTGATGTGTTTAATAAATGGCTAATGAGTCATCCTGAATATCATACAGTTATTTTGCCTGTTGGGGATGGCGTGGCAATTAGTAAAAAGAGGTGA